AACTGGGCCGAACGAAAGCACAACTGGTTCACGCAAGGAACACACAACAACCTGCGTATCACACGCATTCTGAAGAGTCTTTCCACGCTAGGCTTGCGCCAGGACGCGGAAGACTTCCTGGCTTGCCTCGAGGAATTGCGCGATTCAGAGCGGGACTGTGGTATCGACGAGATCGCGTACCGGTATTGGCGTTTTGCGCTGCAAGTTGATGGGCACGCTGAGGAACCAGTAAAAGGCCCGCGCCTTTAGACCTTGATAGCGGTCGAAATACGCGGACTTTTACGTGACAGGTGAGCAGGGGCCCGGTTGACTGCCTATATCCGCTCGAACATCGCCGCAATGCCCTGACCGCCACCGATACACATGGTAACCAGCGCGTAACGACCGCCGGTGCGCTCGAGTTCGTGCATCGCTTTCACGGTCAGGATGCAACCGGTTGCGCCTATCGGATGTCCGAGTGCGATCGCGCCGCCATTCGGGTTCACTTTCTTGCCATCGAGCCCCAGCTCTTTCGATACACCCATTGCCTGCGCGGCGAAGGCTTCATTCGATTCGATCACGTCGATGTCTTTGAGCTGTATGCCGGTCTTTTTCAGTAGTTTCTGCACGGCGCTGACCGGGCCCAGCCCCATGATTTTCGGATCGATGCCGGCGTGGGCGTAACCCAGCAGCCGCATCCTTGGCTTCAAACCTTTTTTCTCGGCAGCGCCGCGTTCCATCAGCACAACGGCGGCCGCCGCATCGTTGATGCCCGAAGCATTGCCGGCCGTGACCGTGCCGTTCTCTTTCTGGAATACCGCGCGCAGTTTGGCCATGCCTTCGATTGTCGATTCGCCGCGCACGTGTTCGTCGCTATCGAAAAAAGTCGAGCCTTTTTTGCTCTTGATTTCGATCGGCAGGATCTGATCCTTGAAGTAGCCTTTTTCCTGCGCCTGCGCCGCGCGCTTATGGCTTTCCACCGCGAATGCGTCCTGCTCTTCGCGCTTCAACCCGCATTTAGCGGCGACATTTTCGGCGGTGATGCCCATGTGGATGGTATCGAACGGATCGGTCAAAGCGCCGACCATCATATCGACCGTGGTGCCGCTGTTCATGCGCTGACCCCAGCGCAGGTTCGGCAGCAGATAAC
The sequence above is drawn from the Burkholderiales bacterium genome and encodes:
- a CDS encoding acetyl-CoA C-acyltransferase family protein, which encodes MSEAREVVVLSGVRTAIGDYGGSLKDFAPADLAAKVIREAVSRAKIDPKDVGHCVMGNVIHTETRDMYLARVACVNGGLPHETPALTLNRLCGSGMQAIVSASQHIMLGDTDCAVAGGAESMSRGGYLLPNLRWGQRMNSGTTVDMMVGALTDPFDTIHMGITAENVAAKCGLKREEQDAFAVESHKRAAQAQEKGYFKDQILPIEIKSKKGSTFFDSDEHVRGESTIEGMAKLRAVFQKENGTVTAGNASGINDAAAAVVLMERGAAEKKGLKPRMRLLGYAHAGIDPKIMGLGPVSAVQKLLKKTGIQLKDIDVIESNEAFAAQAMGVSKELGLDGKKVNPNGGAIALGHPIGATGCILTVKAMHELERTGGRYALVTMCIGGGQGIAAMFERI